ACAAGCGTGCCGCGCACTCATGAAGTGTCATTGGCCGCACTGGTACTGCTGATGCTGCTGGGCCTGAATCTGCGGCCATTCCTGACCTCGGTGGGGCCGGTACTGGATCTGGTGCGCGTCGACATCGGCCTCGATTTTCGCGCCGCCGCGCTGCTCACCACCCTGCCTTTCGTGCTGATGGGCCTGGTTGCCTTCATGGGCATCGGTGTCGCTCGTCGCTTCGGCGAACGTGGGGCGCTGGCAGGTGCATTGTTGCTGTTGATGCTCGGATGCGGCTATCGCGCGGTGGTCCAGGACGGCGCGCAGTTGATTGCCAGTGCAGGTATCGCCGGCGCCGGCGTGGCGATGATCCAGGCCTTGATACCGGGTGTCGCCAAGCGCTGGTTCGCCGATCGCATCGCCATGGTGATGGGGCTTTACTCGGCGGCATTGGTGGGCGGCGGGGCGTTGGGCTCGCTGGCCAGTACCTGGCTGAATGCCTATGGCGGCTGGCGATTGGGGTTGTCCATCTGGGCATTGCCGGCGCTGGTGGTGTTCCTGCTGTGGCTGGTGTGCGCACCACGCACGGCGCCGGTGGCCGCTGGCGGACCTGCGCCGGTGTCGACCCGCAGCTTCTTCAGGAATCGGCGTGCCTGGCAGTTGGCCGCCTATTTCGGGCTCACCAACAGCGGCTACTCGAGCCTGGTGGCCTGGCTGCCGTCCTTCTACCAGCAGCAGAACATGAGCTTGCAGGCCTCGGGCAACTTGCTCGCGTGGCTGGCGATGTTCCAGGCGACGGCGGCGTTCGCCATGCCGATGCTCGCCCGCCGCAGCATCGACCGGCGCGCGGCCCTGTGGCTGACCATCGTGTTGCAGATGGTGGGCTTTGCCGGTTTCGCCATGGCCCCCAACGCCGCGCCGTGGTTGTGGGTCGCACTGGCCGGTTTTGGCCTCGGCGGGTTCTTCTCGCTGAGCCTGATCGTCAGCCTCGACCATTTATCCGGGGCGCAAGCGGCGGGCACCCTGGCGGCCTTTGTCCAGGGGATCGGCTTTTTACTCGCGTCCAGCGCGCCCTGGTTGATCGGCTGGTTGCGCGACTGCGGCGCCAGCTTCATCACCGGCTGGTGGCTGCACGTCGGGGTACTCGTGGCGATGGCGGTGCTGACCGTCAAGTTCGCTCCGGCGAGCTACCGGCGCAGCATGCAAAGTCTTATGTAGGAGCGAGCACGCTCGCGATGGTCGTTAACGATTACGCGTGTTTACCGGTTAAACGCGGCGCCTTTGAGTCCATCGCGAGCAGGCTCGCTCCTACAGGGAGCAGCATTAAAAACAGGGATGGCCATTTTTATAACCGCAATACCCACATGCATACGGAGAATAAAAAATGAAGAAGTTTGCAGTTTCGGTGGTTCTGGCCCTGGCCGCGAGCGGCGTGTATGCGAAAGACTTGCAAGTCATTCGTTTCGGCGTCGACCCCACTTACGCCCCGTTCGAGTCGAAAGCGCCCGATGGCTCGCTCGTGGGTTTCGATATCGATCTTGGCAACGCGATCTGCGAACAGCTGAAGGTCAAATGCGTGTGGGTCGAAAACTCGTTCGACGGCATCATCCCGGCACTCAAGGCCAAGAAGTTCGACGGCATTCTGTCTTCCATGAGCATGACCGAGAAGCGTTCGGCGCAGATCGCGTTCACCGACAAGATCAGCAATGTCCTGCCCCGTCTGATCGCGAAAAAAGGCTCACCGTTGCTGCCCACACCGGAATCCCTGCAAGGCAAGCGTGTCGGGATCGAGCAGGGCTCCACCCAGGAAGTCTATGCCAGGGCTTACTGGGCGCCGAAGGGTGTCACCGTCATGACTTACCAGAACCAGGACATGGTGTATCAGGACCTGATTGCCGGACGCCTCGATGCCGCGTTGCAGTCTTCGGTCC
This genomic interval from Pseudomonas putida contains the following:
- a CDS encoding cyanate transporter, producing the protein MTNDVTLTATSVPRTHEVSLAALVLLMLLGLNLRPFLTSVGPVLDLVRVDIGLDFRAAALLTTLPFVLMGLVAFMGIGVARRFGERGALAGALLLLMLGCGYRAVVQDGAQLIASAGIAGAGVAMIQALIPGVAKRWFADRIAMVMGLYSAALVGGGALGSLASTWLNAYGGWRLGLSIWALPALVVFLLWLVCAPRTAPVAAGGPAPVSTRSFFRNRRAWQLAAYFGLTNSGYSSLVAWLPSFYQQQNMSLQASGNLLAWLAMFQATAAFAMPMLARRSIDRRAALWLTIVLQMVGFAGFAMAPNAAPWLWVALAGFGLGGFFSLSLIVSLDHLSGAQAAGTLAAFVQGIGFLLASSAPWLIGWLRDCGASFITGWWLHVGVLVAMAVLTVKFAPASYRRSMQSLM
- a CDS encoding ABC transporter substrate-binding protein; its protein translation is MKKFAVSVVLALAASGVYAKDLQVIRFGVDPTYAPFESKAPDGSLVGFDIDLGNAICEQLKVKCVWVENSFDGIIPALKAKKFDGILSSMSMTEKRSAQIAFTDKISNVLPRLIAKKGSPLLPTPESLQGKRVGIEQGSTQEVYARAYWAPKGVTVMTYQNQDMVYQDLIAGRLDAALQSSVQADLGFLKTEAGRDFAFAGDLLRDPKTLGEGAGIGLRKEDTELREKINGALAAIISDGTYKTISDKYFSFDVYN